A single genomic interval of Carassius carassius chromosome 24, fCarCar2.1, whole genome shotgun sequence harbors:
- the LOC132103236 gene encoding polycomb protein SCMH1-like isoform X1: MKKPIPQKVAIEWKDGKRIKHARSGRPSRVPSQYQGHFSWEKYLKETGAVAAPPHCFRQSTSPPVNEFKAGMKLEAQDPRNTTSTCIATVVALTGSRLRLRLDGSDNKNDFWRLVDSSEIQPIGNCEKNGGMLQPPLGFRLNASSWPMFLLKTLNGAEMAPARIFHKQEPPAPEQNSFQVGMKLEAVDRKNPHFICPATVGSLRGVEVLITFDGWRGAFDYYCRYDSRDIFPVGWCALTGDNLQPPGTKVGLPKTIGALSAQPEGGIEGTGMPPTPGRPPPQKKRKPGRKKNKLSGPWGQKGTLGSQTIQPGKELERINIPKKRGPKPGSKLSWAKRTAWLEGTIGGPGRPISKPRGKLPASWSQKVQQNPTDPIKIPKKRGPKPGSKRKPRLGPNPMPTSPSSSTPEPDTSSVPLDNATIPSAALQAPTVCVYLNKYGKVGPHLDARRVQSLPDHFGPGRASSVLQQCVQACVDCAHNQGSVFSCLKPGHGGELISAYFEQQHHTLTLPAVNSVTYVLRFLEKLCHNLHCDPLFGSQPVLVGGVHYDSRTYTERRNFTESLSSGPVRGTKRFLQHDAYNSNSAPHKIAKNHRLSSEDPFLMENGVGSSEVLEKTHLSPGHGIAMRSLSQSSNSSGKLHRLGSTGSERFLNPRESPRPSGQDPNLWTVEDVMQFIRDIDPQLGPHADLFRKHEIDGKALLLLRSDVMMKYMGLKLGPALKLTFHIDRLKQGR; encoded by the exons ATGAAAAAACCTATACCACAGAAAG tAGCTATTGAGTGGAAAGATGGAAAACGGATCAAGCATGCTCGCAGTGGTCGCCCTTCTCGTGTCCCATCACAGTACCAAG gacATTTTAGTTGGGAGAAGTATCTAAAAGAGACAGGAGCAGTTGCTGCTCCTCCTCACTGCTTCAGACAG AGCACGTCTCCTCCAGTGAATGAGTTTAAGGCTGGCATGAAACTGGAAGCTCAAGATCCTAGAAACACTACATCCACCTGCATCGCTACTGTCGTGGCCCTGACGGGCTCCCGCCTCCGCCTGCGACTGGATGGTAGCGACAACAAGAATGATTTCTGGCGCCTGGTTGACTCCTCAGAAATCCAGCCTATTGGGAATTGCGAGAAGAACGGAGGCATGCTGCAGCCACCACTAG GCTTTCGTCTGAACGCATCATCATGGCCCATGTTCTTATTAAAAACACTCAACGGAGCAGAAATGGCCCCAGCCCGAATCTTTCACAAG CAAGAACCACCAGCCCCAGAACAAAACAGTTTTCAAGTGGGGATGAAGCTGGAGGCAGTGGACAGGAAGAATCCTCACTTCATCTGTCCTGCCACAGTGGGCTCACTTCGGGGAGTGGAGGTTCTGATCACCTTCGATGGCTGGCGGGGCGCTTTTGATTACTACTGCCGCTACGATTCCAGAGACATCTTCCCTGTCGGCTGGTGCGCACTTACTGGAGACAACCTGCAGCCGCCAGGCACTAAAG ttgggtTACCAAAGACAATAGGTGCACTTAGTGCCCAACCAGAGGGTGGCATAGAAGGGACAGGCATGCCACCTACGCCAGGCAGACCCCCACCCCAGAAGAAACGTAAGCCTGGCcgcaaaaaaaacaaactatCCGGGCCCTGGGGTCAGAAAGGAACACTTGGTTCCCAGACAATCCAACCTGGAAAGGAACTGGAACGTATTAACATCCCGAAGAAACGAGGCCCCAAACCAGGAAGCAAG CTAAGCTGGGCCAAGAGGACAGCTTGGCTTGAAGGAACAATTGGAGGTCCTGGTAGACCTATCAGCAAACCCAGAGGCAAACTGCCAGCCAGTTGGTCCCAGAAGGTGCAGCAGAACCCAACAGATCCCATTAAGATCCCAAAAAAGAGAGGCCCTAAACCTGGAAGCAAG aGAAAACCCCGATTGGGACCCAACCCTATGCCCACCTCGCCAAGCAGCAGCACTCCAGAGCCAGACACCAGCTCAGTTCCACTGGACAATGCCACCATTCCCAGTGCTGCCCTACAGGCCCCTACAG TATGTGTGTATCTGAATAAGTATGGGAAAGTGGGTCCGCATCTGGATGCACGCCGTGTCCAGTCACTGCCAGATCACTTTGGGCCGGGCCGAGCTTCCTCTGTGCTGCAGCAGTGTGTTCAGGCCTGTGTTGACTGTGCACATAACCAGGGCTCAGTCTTTTCCTGCCTCAAACCAGGCCATGGAGGAGAGCTCATATCTG CCTACTTTGAGCAGCAGCACCACACTCTAACACTGCCGGCAGTGAACAGTGTGACGTACGTGCTGCGCTTCCTCGAGAAACTCTGTCACAACCTGCACTGTGACCCATTGTTCGGCAGTCAGCCCGTCCTTGTGGGAGGAGTTCACTATGACAGTCGGACGTACACAG AGAGGAGAAACTTTACTGAAAGTCTAAGTTCTGGACCTGTTCGGGGCACTAAGAGATTCCTCCAACATGATGCTTACAACAGCAATTCTGCACCGCACAAAATAGCTAAAAACCACCGTCTCTCCTCAGAAG ATCCCTTCTTGATGGAGAATGGGGTTGGCAGCTCGGAGGTGTTGGAAAAAACCCACCTGTCTCCTGGACATGGCATAGCAATGCGTTCCCTTTCTCAAAGTAGCAACTCATCTGGGAAATTACATCGTCTGGGCTCAACAG GTTCAGAGCGTTTTCTGAACCCGAGAGAAAGCCCGCGACCCAGTGGACAAGACCCCAACCTGTGGACAGTGGAGGACGTTATGCAGTTCATCAGAGACATTGATCCACAACTCGGACCCCATGCAGACCTCTTCCGCAAACAT
- the LOC132103236 gene encoding polycomb protein SCMH1-like isoform X2, with product MKKPIPQKAIEWKDGKRIKHARSGRPSRVPSQYQGHFSWEKYLKETGAVAAPPHCFRQSTSPPVNEFKAGMKLEAQDPRNTTSTCIATVVALTGSRLRLRLDGSDNKNDFWRLVDSSEIQPIGNCEKNGGMLQPPLGFRLNASSWPMFLLKTLNGAEMAPARIFHKQEPPAPEQNSFQVGMKLEAVDRKNPHFICPATVGSLRGVEVLITFDGWRGAFDYYCRYDSRDIFPVGWCALTGDNLQPPGTKVGLPKTIGALSAQPEGGIEGTGMPPTPGRPPPQKKRKPGRKKNKLSGPWGQKGTLGSQTIQPGKELERINIPKKRGPKPGSKLSWAKRTAWLEGTIGGPGRPISKPRGKLPASWSQKVQQNPTDPIKIPKKRGPKPGSKRKPRLGPNPMPTSPSSSTPEPDTSSVPLDNATIPSAALQAPTVCVYLNKYGKVGPHLDARRVQSLPDHFGPGRASSVLQQCVQACVDCAHNQGSVFSCLKPGHGGELISAYFEQQHHTLTLPAVNSVTYVLRFLEKLCHNLHCDPLFGSQPVLVGGVHYDSRTYTERRNFTESLSSGPVRGTKRFLQHDAYNSNSAPHKIAKNHRLSSEDPFLMENGVGSSEVLEKTHLSPGHGIAMRSLSQSSNSSGKLHRLGSTGSERFLNPRESPRPSGQDPNLWTVEDVMQFIRDIDPQLGPHADLFRKHEIDGKALLLLRSDVMMKYMGLKLGPALKLTFHIDRLKQGR from the exons ATGAAAAAACCTATACCACAGAAAG CTATTGAGTGGAAAGATGGAAAACGGATCAAGCATGCTCGCAGTGGTCGCCCTTCTCGTGTCCCATCACAGTACCAAG gacATTTTAGTTGGGAGAAGTATCTAAAAGAGACAGGAGCAGTTGCTGCTCCTCCTCACTGCTTCAGACAG AGCACGTCTCCTCCAGTGAATGAGTTTAAGGCTGGCATGAAACTGGAAGCTCAAGATCCTAGAAACACTACATCCACCTGCATCGCTACTGTCGTGGCCCTGACGGGCTCCCGCCTCCGCCTGCGACTGGATGGTAGCGACAACAAGAATGATTTCTGGCGCCTGGTTGACTCCTCAGAAATCCAGCCTATTGGGAATTGCGAGAAGAACGGAGGCATGCTGCAGCCACCACTAG GCTTTCGTCTGAACGCATCATCATGGCCCATGTTCTTATTAAAAACACTCAACGGAGCAGAAATGGCCCCAGCCCGAATCTTTCACAAG CAAGAACCACCAGCCCCAGAACAAAACAGTTTTCAAGTGGGGATGAAGCTGGAGGCAGTGGACAGGAAGAATCCTCACTTCATCTGTCCTGCCACAGTGGGCTCACTTCGGGGAGTGGAGGTTCTGATCACCTTCGATGGCTGGCGGGGCGCTTTTGATTACTACTGCCGCTACGATTCCAGAGACATCTTCCCTGTCGGCTGGTGCGCACTTACTGGAGACAACCTGCAGCCGCCAGGCACTAAAG ttgggtTACCAAAGACAATAGGTGCACTTAGTGCCCAACCAGAGGGTGGCATAGAAGGGACAGGCATGCCACCTACGCCAGGCAGACCCCCACCCCAGAAGAAACGTAAGCCTGGCcgcaaaaaaaacaaactatCCGGGCCCTGGGGTCAGAAAGGAACACTTGGTTCCCAGACAATCCAACCTGGAAAGGAACTGGAACGTATTAACATCCCGAAGAAACGAGGCCCCAAACCAGGAAGCAAG CTAAGCTGGGCCAAGAGGACAGCTTGGCTTGAAGGAACAATTGGAGGTCCTGGTAGACCTATCAGCAAACCCAGAGGCAAACTGCCAGCCAGTTGGTCCCAGAAGGTGCAGCAGAACCCAACAGATCCCATTAAGATCCCAAAAAAGAGAGGCCCTAAACCTGGAAGCAAG aGAAAACCCCGATTGGGACCCAACCCTATGCCCACCTCGCCAAGCAGCAGCACTCCAGAGCCAGACACCAGCTCAGTTCCACTGGACAATGCCACCATTCCCAGTGCTGCCCTACAGGCCCCTACAG TATGTGTGTATCTGAATAAGTATGGGAAAGTGGGTCCGCATCTGGATGCACGCCGTGTCCAGTCACTGCCAGATCACTTTGGGCCGGGCCGAGCTTCCTCTGTGCTGCAGCAGTGTGTTCAGGCCTGTGTTGACTGTGCACATAACCAGGGCTCAGTCTTTTCCTGCCTCAAACCAGGCCATGGAGGAGAGCTCATATCTG CCTACTTTGAGCAGCAGCACCACACTCTAACACTGCCGGCAGTGAACAGTGTGACGTACGTGCTGCGCTTCCTCGAGAAACTCTGTCACAACCTGCACTGTGACCCATTGTTCGGCAGTCAGCCCGTCCTTGTGGGAGGAGTTCACTATGACAGTCGGACGTACACAG AGAGGAGAAACTTTACTGAAAGTCTAAGTTCTGGACCTGTTCGGGGCACTAAGAGATTCCTCCAACATGATGCTTACAACAGCAATTCTGCACCGCACAAAATAGCTAAAAACCACCGTCTCTCCTCAGAAG ATCCCTTCTTGATGGAGAATGGGGTTGGCAGCTCGGAGGTGTTGGAAAAAACCCACCTGTCTCCTGGACATGGCATAGCAATGCGTTCCCTTTCTCAAAGTAGCAACTCATCTGGGAAATTACATCGTCTGGGCTCAACAG GTTCAGAGCGTTTTCTGAACCCGAGAGAAAGCCCGCGACCCAGTGGACAAGACCCCAACCTGTGGACAGTGGAGGACGTTATGCAGTTCATCAGAGACATTGATCCACAACTCGGACCCCATGCAGACCTCTTCCGCAAACAT